One genomic region from Terriglobus aquaticus encodes:
- a CDS encoding ArnT family glycosyltransferase codes for MPIASAFNGTGTEQVAAANAARDASRVRLLSRAAVVCTLLVVAVFFALRFLHLRADFPNFSPWSDWAKYTDEGWYGDAAMRHYLLGTWHLPGDFNPAAALPVWPLLEAIVFRFTGVGIVAARTLTVVVFGGILLASFALLRGGMGRSVREEPLPWAGLCAATAALLMAVSPYFYVFSRMAVLEPLLVLLMLIALLLARGVAWQGQRWPAVALPIAIGVVLALMVGTKTTAVALVPSIAYLLASACGWKLRATARSFAWAGGTTVVLWGAYYLALIRPRYLQDFRYLFSANRYTGITADNARDIITSAFRDVTWMGSGITALLAAALVFAVVRRRVWSDPLIPTLMLWIAGYFAFLIYHANLQPRYYLVVAVPITLLVMRLVNHAVAWRWQTAVVVVPALLVLVAVDARQTLHYVRHPEYTFQNAAEQIEQVVESEPAHSHTVLSISGSDLTLMTGLPSICDDFGTMELEDRIAAYKPGWFVAWNYVEDDKMDALANFYRLTRVREIPAMDDPDRNLLIVYRLDPKESVKPRKGRSKRS; via the coding sequence GTGCCGATTGCGAGTGCATTCAACGGGACCGGGACCGAGCAGGTCGCAGCAGCAAATGCGGCTCGCGATGCCTCACGTGTGCGGCTGCTGTCGCGCGCGGCGGTGGTATGCACGCTGCTGGTGGTGGCCGTCTTTTTCGCGCTGCGCTTTCTGCACCTCCGGGCCGACTTTCCGAACTTCTCGCCGTGGTCGGACTGGGCGAAGTACACGGATGAGGGCTGGTACGGCGATGCGGCTATGCGGCACTACCTGCTAGGCACCTGGCACCTGCCGGGCGACTTCAACCCCGCGGCCGCGCTGCCAGTGTGGCCGTTGTTGGAAGCGATCGTGTTCCGGTTTACAGGAGTGGGCATCGTTGCGGCGCGAACGCTAACCGTGGTGGTGTTCGGCGGCATCCTGCTGGCGAGCTTTGCCCTGTTGCGCGGTGGCATGGGCCGCAGCGTACGCGAGGAGCCGCTGCCGTGGGCGGGGCTGTGTGCGGCAACTGCGGCGCTGCTGATGGCGGTGAGCCCGTACTTCTACGTGTTTAGCCGCATGGCGGTGCTGGAGCCGTTACTGGTGCTGCTGATGCTGATTGCGCTGCTGCTGGCGCGCGGCGTGGCGTGGCAGGGTCAGCGGTGGCCCGCCGTCGCGCTGCCGATTGCGATTGGCGTCGTGCTGGCGCTGATGGTCGGAACGAAGACCACGGCGGTGGCGTTGGTGCCTTCAATTGCGTATCTGCTGGCAAGCGCGTGCGGATGGAAGCTGCGCGCGACGGCGCGATCGTTTGCGTGGGCGGGTGGAACTACGGTCGTGTTGTGGGGCGCGTACTACCTGGCGCTGATCCGGCCACGCTACCTGCAGGATTTCCGCTACCTGTTTTCCGCGAACCGGTACACGGGCATCACGGCGGACAATGCGCGCGACATCATCACCAGCGCCTTTCGCGATGTGACCTGGATGGGCAGCGGCATCACCGCTCTGCTGGCAGCGGCGCTGGTCTTTGCGGTTGTTCGGCGCCGGGTGTGGAGCGATCCGCTGATTCCGACGCTGATGCTGTGGATCGCCGGGTATTTTGCCTTCCTGATCTATCACGCCAACCTGCAGCCGCGGTACTACCTGGTGGTTGCGGTTCCGATCACGCTCTTGGTCATGCGGCTGGTGAACCATGCCGTGGCGTGGCGATGGCAGACGGCGGTAGTCGTCGTCCCGGCGCTGCTGGTGCTGGTCGCCGTGGATGCGCGACAGACGCTGCACTATGTGCGGCATCCGGAGTACACCTTTCAGAACGCGGCCGAGCAGATTGAGCAGGTGGTGGAGTCGGAGCCGGCGCACAGTCATACGGTGCTGTCGATTTCTGGCAGTGACCTGACCCTGATGACGGGGCTGCCGTCCATCTGCGACGACTTCGGCACGATGGAGCTGGAAGATCGCATTGCGGCCTACAAGCCCGGCTGGTTTGTCGCCTGGAACTACGTGGAAGACGACAAGATGGACGCGCTTGCGAACTTCTATAGGCTGACGCGTGTGCGTGAGATTCCTGCGATGGATGACCCCGACCGCAATCTGCTGATTGTGTACCGGCTGGATCCCAAGGAAAGTGTGAAGCCGCGCAAGGGTCGCTCCAAGCGAAGCTGA
- a CDS encoding glycosyltransferase family 87 protein: MTGVQTLLARAALGCAATVATVLLPYFRPAFEWSERTFRRRYLLLFGGLRVLLFLAVFLVLHIAARGDLPGIYIPEIQSHLLGRVPYRDYLSSYAPLFPYFYTPLYRLHPSPLTLIAFSIAAEVATAWISLRFMPRVLSEQGSRVAALLCLVNPISLQFVTIDGQNNVWIGLALAVALLALAQRREALSGAAVGASIAGIKFLPLLFTPVFPLALRRRALLWIAGCAAVVMAVYGFFVGVLHAPVLQAIQREGQIKSAGGLPFLVEAALGRDLGRLGWDLLLVVALGAVWLWGWRASRHAVPYTRGALALTTFLLPALLLTLMGLGKKTWPTYTEMVLFPLAMVIARAATGEDAGRGVRPALVAVLGAFSLLSVTAHSVWASMLSQAGAVQVHALLRVGSGPAWLLMVLEAGLFATYAALAGISCVQAGRAAADRG; the protein is encoded by the coding sequence ATGACCGGTGTTCAGACGCTGCTGGCCCGCGCCGCTCTTGGCTGCGCGGCGACCGTGGCAACGGTGCTTCTGCCGTACTTCCGGCCGGCGTTTGAGTGGAGCGAGAGGACGTTCCGACGACGGTATCTTCTGCTGTTCGGCGGCTTGCGAGTGCTCCTGTTCCTCGCCGTCTTTCTGGTGCTCCACATTGCAGCGCGAGGCGATCTGCCGGGGATTTATATACCGGAGATCCAGTCGCACCTGCTGGGACGCGTGCCGTACCGCGACTATCTCAGCTCGTACGCTCCGCTGTTCCCGTACTTCTATACGCCGCTGTATCGGCTGCATCCTTCGCCGCTGACCCTTATCGCGTTCAGCATTGCGGCGGAGGTGGCAACCGCCTGGATCTCTCTCCGGTTTATGCCGCGGGTGCTGAGCGAGCAGGGGAGCAGGGTTGCCGCCCTGCTGTGTTTGGTGAACCCGATCTCGTTGCAGTTTGTGACGATCGATGGGCAGAACAATGTGTGGATCGGCCTTGCGCTGGCGGTGGCGCTGCTGGCGCTGGCGCAACGGCGAGAGGCGCTGTCCGGAGCCGCGGTGGGCGCGTCGATCGCCGGCATCAAGTTCCTGCCGCTGCTGTTTACCCCGGTCTTTCCTTTGGCGCTGCGGCGAAGGGCATTGCTGTGGATCGCGGGATGCGCGGCGGTGGTGATGGCGGTATACGGGTTCTTTGTAGGGGTGCTACACGCGCCAGTGCTGCAGGCGATTCAGCGTGAAGGCCAGATCAAGTCGGCCGGCGGTTTGCCGTTCCTGGTGGAAGCCGCGCTGGGGCGGGACCTGGGCAGGCTGGGGTGGGACCTGCTGCTGGTTGTCGCGCTTGGGGCCGTGTGGCTCTGGGGCTGGCGCGCTTCGCGCCACGCAGTTCCGTACACGCGGGGAGCACTGGCGCTGACCACGTTTCTGCTACCGGCGTTGCTGCTGACGCTGATGGGCCTGGGCAAGAAGACCTGGCCCACCTACACGGAGATGGTGCTGTTTCCGCTGGCGATGGTCATTGCGCGGGCCGCGACCGGCGAGGACGCCGGGCGGGGAGTCCGGCCGGCGCTTGTAGCGGTCCTGGGTGCGTTTAGTTTGCTGAGCGTGACGGCGCACAGCGTATGGGCGTCCATGCTGAGCCAGGCGGGCGCGGTGCAGGTGCATGCGCTGCTGAGGGTCGGGAGCGGGCCGGCGTGGCTGTTGATGGTGCTGGAGGCGGGCCTGTTTGCCACGTATGCGGCGCTGGCGGGCATCTCGTGTGTGCAGGCTGGTCGGGCCGCAGCGGATCGAGGTTGA
- the rplM gene encoding 50S ribosomal protein L13, which produces MSTFVPSSKNLNRKWFVVDATGQTLGRLASNAARVLTGKNNPQYTPYIDTGDHVVVVNAEKINLTGLKAEQKVYRRYTGFPGGLREEEFTKLLARRPEAIVEEAIKGMLPKSRLGRQMATKLKVYKGDKHPHDAQQPQALSFDAQ; this is translated from the coding sequence ATGTCGACGTTTGTGCCGAGTTCGAAGAACCTGAATCGCAAGTGGTTTGTGGTGGATGCCACGGGCCAGACCCTGGGCCGCCTGGCCAGCAACGCCGCGCGCGTGCTCACGGGAAAGAACAATCCCCAATACACCCCGTACATCGATACGGGCGACCACGTTGTTGTGGTCAACGCCGAGAAGATCAACCTTACCGGTCTGAAAGCGGAGCAGAAGGTGTACCGCCGTTACACCGGCTTCCCGGGCGGCCTGCGTGAGGAAGAGTTCACCAAGCTGCTGGCCCGCCGGCCGGAAGCGATCGTGGAAGAGGCGATCAAGGGCATGCTGCCCAAGAGCCGCCTGGGCCGCCAGATGGCGACCAAGCTGAAGGTCTACAAGGGCGACAAGCACCCGCACGACGCGCAGCAGCCGCAGGCACTGTCGTTCGACGCGCAGTAA
- the rpsI gene encoding 30S ribosomal protein S9 encodes MADLVQYYGTGRRKSAIARVFLRPGSGNFTVNTKELNVYFVTEQQRAAARKTLETAGVTGEFDVITTVRGGGVTAQSDAVKMGIARALLEFNPELRKTLKVEGLLTRDARIKERKKYGQKGARKRFQFSKR; translated from the coding sequence ATGGCAGATCTGGTTCAATACTACGGAACGGGCCGCCGCAAGTCGGCGATCGCGCGTGTGTTTCTGCGCCCCGGCAGCGGCAACTTCACCGTCAACACTAAGGAACTGAACGTCTACTTCGTCACGGAGCAGCAGCGCGCTGCCGCCCGCAAGACGCTGGAGACCGCTGGCGTGACCGGTGAGTTCGACGTGATCACGACCGTGCGTGGCGGCGGTGTGACCGCGCAGTCCGACGCGGTGAAGATGGGCATTGCCCGCGCCCTGCTGGAGTTCAACCCGGAGCTGCGCAAGACGTTGAAGGTGGAAGGCCTGCTGACCCGCGACGCTCGTATCAAGGAGCGTAAGAAGTACGGTCAGAAGGGCGCACGTAAGCGCTTCCAGTTCTCCAAGCGCTAG
- the rpsB gene encoding 30S ribosomal protein S2 gives MASITMKELLEAGVHFGHQTKRWNPKMKEYIFGERNGIYIIDLQKTLKMFKEASKFVTDLTASGKTILFVGTKRQAQDAVAEEANRAGMPYINSRWLGGLLTNWVTCQKSVKRLAELDEMAVDGRFELMTKKEVIKLERERKHLNTNLAGIKNMRRLPDAIFVIDSNNEAIAVSEARKLGIPVVAVVDTNCDPTVVDYVIPGNDDALRAIRLFTTKIADSAFEGVQMIGDKSIANEYADVTPIQTESHFIGLEDEEGEVQESNPFATTQQEQAEEETVDLEAALGGGIKPIVPSTGTEAEPEAAPAEVSA, from the coding sequence ATGGCATCGATCACAATGAAGGAGTTGCTGGAAGCCGGCGTACACTTCGGCCATCAGACCAAGCGTTGGAACCCGAAGATGAAGGAATACATCTTCGGCGAGCGCAACGGCATTTACATCATCGACCTGCAGAAGACGCTGAAGATGTTCAAGGAAGCGTCGAAGTTCGTCACCGACCTGACCGCCAGTGGCAAGACGATCCTGTTCGTCGGCACCAAGCGCCAGGCGCAGGACGCGGTTGCAGAAGAGGCGAACCGTGCGGGCATGCCGTACATCAACTCCCGCTGGCTCGGCGGCCTCCTGACCAACTGGGTCACCTGCCAGAAGAGCGTGAAGCGCCTTGCTGAGCTCGACGAGATGGCCGTGGACGGCCGCTTCGAACTGATGACGAAGAAGGAAGTCATCAAGCTGGAGCGCGAGCGCAAGCACCTGAACACGAACCTGGCCGGCATCAAGAACATGCGGCGCCTGCCGGACGCGATCTTCGTCATCGACTCGAACAACGAGGCGATCGCGGTTTCGGAAGCCCGCAAGCTCGGCATCCCGGTCGTGGCCGTGGTTGATACCAACTGCGATCCGACCGTGGTCGACTACGTCATCCCGGGCAACGACGACGCTTTGCGTGCGATCCGCCTGTTCACCACCAAGATTGCCGACTCGGCGTTCGAGGGTGTGCAGATGATCGGTGACAAGTCGATCGCCAACGAGTACGCCGATGTAACCCCGATCCAGACGGAGTCGCACTTCATCGGCCTCGAAGACGAGGAAGGCGAGGTTCAGGAGTCGAACCCGTTCGCGACCACGCAGCAGGAGCAGGCAGAAGAAGAGACGGTTGATTTGGAAGCGGCGCTGGGCGGCGGCATCAAGCCCATCGTTCCCAGCACCGGCACCGAAGCCGAGCCTGAAGCGGCACCGGCTGAAGTCAGCGCGTAA
- a CDS encoding translation elongation factor Ts, with protein sequence MAAAEATKIDAKLVKELREKSGAPMGDCLKALQESKGDMEEAFVVLRKRGMASAAKKASRTTNEGAVGTYIHAGGKIGVLLELNCESDFVARTEDFQELLRDIAMHIAAADPKYVGREEVTEADIEKEKEVYRAQAAASGKPANIIEKMLEGKMGKYYEEVCLLDQPFIKEQSQTVAQVIATKVGKLGENISVRRFARFKIGDPTATVAQIKTPEAPAEEAQA encoded by the coding sequence ATGGCAGCAGCAGAAGCAACCAAGATTGATGCAAAGCTCGTAAAGGAACTGCGCGAAAAGAGCGGCGCGCCGATGGGCGACTGCCTCAAGGCTCTGCAGGAGTCGAAGGGCGACATGGAAGAGGCGTTCGTTGTGCTGCGCAAGCGCGGTATGGCGTCGGCGGCCAAGAAGGCGTCGCGCACCACGAACGAGGGCGCGGTGGGCACCTATATCCATGCCGGCGGCAAGATCGGCGTTCTGCTGGAGCTGAACTGCGAGTCTGACTTCGTCGCCCGCACGGAAGATTTCCAGGAGCTGCTGCGCGACATCGCGATGCACATCGCCGCCGCCGATCCGAAGTACGTCGGTCGCGAGGAAGTGACCGAGGCCGACATCGAGAAGGAAAAGGAAGTGTACCGCGCCCAGGCTGCCGCCAGCGGCAAGCCGGCCAACATCATCGAGAAGATGCTTGAGGGCAAGATGGGCAAGTACTACGAAGAGGTCTGCCTGCTCGACCAGCCATTCATCAAGGAGCAGTCGCAGACCGTGGCTCAGGTGATCGCGACCAAGGTAGGCAAGCTGGGCGAGAACATCTCCGTTCGGCGCTTTGCCCGCTTCAAGATTGGTGACCCGACTGCGACCGTTGCGCAGATCAAGACCCCCGAAGCTCCGGCCGAGGAGGCGCAGGCATAA
- a CDS encoding RtcB family protein, which translates to MQYIDTIPVWGTHEENTLEQAKVCARTADRFALMADGHLGYGVPIGGVIAAQDRISPTAVGFDIACGNKAVRLDMHGPELRANIHRIMDGIWNTLSFGVGRRNNERNEHPLFERDAHMGWNTEAAAPLKRKAEAQLGTIGSGNHYVDLFTDEQDRVWVGVHFGSRGLGHGIATWFLKAAGAKDGMMVDPVWLDVNSDLGAQYIAAMQLGGAYAYAGRDWVCDRVARLLGAPVVEEVHNHHNFAWQEEHDGKLLWVCRKGATPAFPGQRGFVGGTMGEVSVILEGVEPDSMDEATRDAQRAAMFSTVHGAGRVMGRKQAAGVFDRKTGACKREGLVKPEMMQSWLREANVVLRGGGLDESPHCYKRLPEVIAEQGGTVRVLHTLTPVGVAMAGANEFDPYKD; encoded by the coding sequence ATGCAGTACATCGACACCATCCCGGTTTGGGGAACGCACGAGGAAAACACGCTGGAGCAAGCCAAGGTTTGCGCCCGCACGGCAGACCGCTTCGCCCTGATGGCCGACGGCCACCTTGGATACGGCGTTCCCATTGGTGGCGTGATTGCGGCGCAGGATCGCATCTCGCCGACTGCGGTCGGCTTCGACATCGCCTGCGGCAACAAGGCGGTGCGCCTCGACATGCACGGACCGGAGCTGCGCGCCAACATTCACCGCATCATGGACGGCATCTGGAATACGCTGTCGTTCGGTGTGGGACGCAGGAACAACGAGCGCAACGAACACCCGCTGTTCGAGCGCGACGCGCACATGGGCTGGAACACGGAAGCAGCGGCGCCGCTGAAGCGCAAGGCTGAAGCGCAGCTTGGCACGATCGGCAGCGGCAACCACTACGTTGACCTGTTCACGGACGAGCAGGATCGCGTGTGGGTGGGTGTGCACTTTGGATCACGTGGTCTGGGCCACGGCATTGCAACGTGGTTCCTGAAGGCCGCCGGCGCAAAGGACGGCATGATGGTTGATCCCGTATGGCTGGATGTGAACAGCGACCTCGGCGCGCAGTACATTGCCGCGATGCAGTTGGGCGGAGCGTATGCGTATGCCGGTCGTGACTGGGTCTGCGACCGTGTTGCCCGCTTGCTGGGCGCGCCTGTGGTGGAAGAGGTTCACAACCACCACAACTTCGCCTGGCAGGAGGAGCACGATGGCAAGCTGCTGTGGGTGTGCCGCAAGGGCGCTACGCCGGCGTTCCCGGGTCAGCGCGGGTTCGTCGGCGGCACCATGGGCGAGGTCTCGGTCATCCTGGAAGGCGTTGAGCCTGACTCGATGGACGAAGCGACGCGCGATGCGCAGCGTGCCGCGATGTTTTCGACCGTGCACGGCGCTGGCCGTGTGATGGGTCGCAAGCAGGCTGCGGGCGTCTTCGACCGCAAGACCGGAGCGTGCAAGCGTGAGGGTCTGGTAAAGCCGGAGATGATGCAGAGCTGGCTGCGCGAGGCGAACGTGGTTTTGCGTGGAGGCGGGCTGGACGAGTCGCCGCACTGCTACAAGCGCTTGCCGGAGGTGATCGCGGAGCAGGGTGGGACCGTGCGCGTGCTGCACACGCTGACGCCGGTGGGTGTGGCGATGGCGGGTGCAAACGAGTTCGATCCTTACAAGGACTGA
- a CDS encoding alpha/beta fold hydrolase has product MLPFRDHGPTDAQPLFLLLHFFGGSHREWDGVVALLQDRHRLIAADMAGFGEAASLEGFSVDAMCSRIRGILSYLAPAPVILVSHSMTGKAAMVVAAQPPSNLVGLVLVAPSPLAGEPMDDAARAEMRIANTTRARAEQFTRNGFAHAPSAEIFEIAVEDVLRSSDAAFHAWPDDGTREDWSGRVTSLQVKALLVVGEKDKAIDPELQRSQTLPLVAATGGRMHLLPDTAHLIPYEQPEQLANILEEFAREV; this is encoded by the coding sequence ATGCTCCCTTTTCGCGATCATGGTCCCACCGATGCACAGCCGCTGTTTCTCTTACTGCACTTCTTTGGCGGCTCACATCGTGAGTGGGATGGCGTAGTCGCTCTGCTGCAGGACCGTCACCGGCTCATCGCTGCAGACATGGCTGGCTTTGGTGAGGCCGCATCGCTGGAGGGGTTCAGCGTCGACGCGATGTGCTCGCGCATCCGCGGCATCCTGTCGTATCTCGCGCCTGCGCCTGTCATCCTGGTAAGCCATTCCATGACTGGCAAAGCCGCGATGGTCGTCGCCGCGCAACCACCATCGAATCTCGTTGGCCTGGTCCTGGTCGCACCGTCGCCTCTCGCGGGCGAACCCATGGACGACGCTGCCCGTGCCGAGATGCGCATTGCCAACACAACACGCGCACGGGCCGAGCAGTTCACCCGGAACGGCTTCGCGCACGCGCCCTCGGCAGAGATCTTCGAGATCGCTGTTGAAGACGTGCTGCGCTCCAGCGATGCCGCTTTCCACGCATGGCCCGACGACGGCACGCGAGAGGACTGGTCAGGCCGCGTGACAAGCCTCCAGGTGAAGGCCCTGCTCGTCGTCGGAGAGAAAGATAAGGCGATCGATCCAGAACTGCAGCGAAGCCAGACCCTGCCGCTGGTCGCGGCCACGGGAGGCCGCATGCACCTCCTCCCTGATACGGCTCACCTGATCCCCTATGAGCAGCCGGAACAACTCGCGAACATCCTGGAAGAGTTTGCAAGGGAGGTGTAA
- a CDS encoding gluconate 2-dehydrogenase subunit 3 family protein, with protein MLQAVVQTILPQGSVGTHVDIAEAIDRRLAAGKNAGFRYATLPPDGEAYRQGLTIFFKMLEQTPMGSFDRMPQAAREGYIRCVCNGDVDGPAQFPLSTFMRMLRSDAVRFWIAHPETMLAMNYYGFADGATGNEGWQDIGPNSSAPFEHGPAPSAFQEAGVQ; from the coding sequence ATGTTGCAGGCTGTGGTGCAGACGATTCTGCCGCAAGGCTCAGTCGGCACTCATGTCGACATCGCAGAAGCCATCGATCGACGGCTGGCTGCGGGCAAGAACGCCGGCTTTCGTTATGCCACGTTGCCGCCGGATGGAGAGGCGTACCGGCAGGGCCTGACGATCTTCTTCAAGATGTTGGAGCAGACGCCGATGGGATCGTTCGATCGCATGCCCCAGGCCGCGCGTGAGGGATACATCCGTTGTGTATGCAATGGCGACGTGGATGGGCCGGCTCAGTTTCCGCTGTCCACATTCATGCGCATGTTGCGCAGCGATGCCGTGCGGTTCTGGATCGCCCACCCGGAAACGATGCTTGCGATGAACTACTACGGCTTTGCCGATGGTGCAACGGGCAACGAGGGCTGGCAAGACATCGGACCCAACTCCTCTGCTCCGTTTGAACACGGGCCCGCGCCTAGTGCATTCCAGGAAGCAGGTGTCCAATGA
- a CDS encoding GMC family oxidoreductase, translating to MKKPADMKQYPMEQAVDAVIIGTGAGGSPLLWKLATAGRSVVALEAGQWFEDPVSDFPTDELESPIYWKDERISGGADPTSFGANNSGKGVGGSMIHWGAYAPRPSAENLKLQSTDGVAVDWPMSLEDLKPTYEWLESFLGVSGPAQYPWDAERKYPLPPLPLNSSAIYMSVGCEALGIRVAHAPIAAVSQAYTRPEYGTRNGCVNRGYCHQGCRNGAKATMDVTFLPAALKAGAEIRSDSYVHGVERDSSGAITAVVYTDANGREQRQRCRAVFLCAGGVESPRQLLHWGIGNSSDQVGRNFMAHISTQVWATMKSETRPYKGFPASLITEDFLRAKDRPYAGGYLLQSYGILPVAWAEQVAAGRNLVGQALTDYLMQYNNVAGIGMHGDTLPNPENRVTLSDEKDQHGLAKPLVTFSLGKNENTMSDHAEDRMRRILMAAGGTDLWSSKRTAHTAGTCRMGTSAADSVVDPYGRSWDVPNLWIADNSVFPTSLAVNPALTIMALSLRTADKYLAN from the coding sequence ATGAAGAAGCCAGCAGACATGAAGCAGTACCCCATGGAGCAAGCGGTGGATGCCGTGATCATCGGCACGGGTGCTGGTGGGTCGCCGTTGCTCTGGAAGCTGGCGACTGCGGGCCGCAGCGTGGTGGCGTTGGAAGCAGGGCAGTGGTTCGAAGATCCGGTGTCGGACTTCCCAACGGATGAACTGGAGTCGCCGATTTATTGGAAGGATGAACGGATCAGCGGCGGTGCTGACCCCACAAGCTTCGGTGCGAACAACAGCGGCAAAGGCGTGGGTGGCAGCATGATCCACTGGGGTGCGTATGCCCCGCGGCCGAGTGCGGAGAACCTGAAGCTGCAGTCGACCGATGGCGTGGCGGTGGACTGGCCGATGTCGCTGGAGGACTTGAAGCCGACCTACGAATGGCTCGAGTCGTTCCTGGGTGTGTCGGGTCCGGCGCAGTATCCATGGGATGCAGAGCGGAAGTATCCGCTGCCACCGCTGCCGTTGAACAGCTCGGCGATCTACATGAGCGTAGGCTGCGAGGCGTTAGGGATACGCGTGGCGCATGCGCCGATCGCGGCTGTGTCGCAGGCATATACACGGCCGGAATACGGCACGCGCAACGGATGCGTGAACCGCGGGTACTGCCACCAGGGCTGCCGCAATGGTGCCAAGGCGACGATGGATGTGACCTTCCTGCCAGCGGCGTTGAAGGCGGGTGCCGAGATCCGTTCCGACAGCTATGTGCACGGCGTGGAGCGCGACAGTAGCGGCGCGATCACGGCGGTGGTGTACACCGACGCCAACGGGCGCGAGCAGCGGCAGCGGTGCCGTGCGGTGTTTCTGTGCGCGGGTGGTGTGGAATCGCCCCGACAGTTGCTGCACTGGGGCATCGGCAACTCTTCGGACCAGGTTGGGCGCAACTTCATGGCGCACATTTCGACGCAGGTGTGGGCGACGATGAAATCGGAGACGCGGCCGTACAAAGGCTTTCCGGCGTCGCTGATCACCGAGGATTTTCTACGTGCCAAGGACCGGCCGTATGCGGGAGGATACCTGCTGCAGAGCTACGGCATTCTGCCGGTTGCGTGGGCAGAGCAGGTTGCAGCGGGCCGCAACCTGGTGGGGCAGGCGCTGACCGATTACCTGATGCAATACAACAACGTGGCCGGCATCGGCATGCACGGAGACACGCTGCCGAATCCGGAGAACCGAGTTACGCTGAGCGACGAGAAGGACCAGCATGGGCTGGCTAAGCCGCTCGTCACGTTCTCGCTGGGCAAGAACGAGAACACGATGAGCGATCATGCCGAAGACAGGATGCGCCGCATCCTGATGGCCGCAGGCGGTACGGACCTGTGGTCATCGAAGCGCACGGCGCACACAGCCGGAACGTGCCGCATGGGCACCTCGGCAGCGGATTCGGTGGTCGACCCGTATGGCAGGAGCTGGGACGTGCCGAATCTGTGGATTGCTGACAACTCGGTCTTCCCCACGTCTCTGGCGGTGAACCCGGCGCTGACGATCATGGCGCTGTCGCTGCGCACGGCAGACAAGTATTTAGCGAACTAG